The following proteins are encoded in a genomic region of Amphiura filiformis chromosome 11, Afil_fr2py, whole genome shotgun sequence:
- the LOC140165078 gene encoding LOW QUALITY PROTEIN: alkaline phosphatase-like (The sequence of the model RefSeq protein was modified relative to this genomic sequence to represent the inferred CDS: inserted 2 bases in 1 codon), translating into MLDVLRMVTGRRCMGRMPAASHMPSITYSTLTVLIMLTVGPYLSASQPASFWNDQGKAEIEEALKVATLNTNVAKNVILFVGDGMDITTITAARILKGQLRGETGEEAKIAWEEFPHVALSKTYNTDRQVADSAGTATAMFSGVKTKYEVIGVDETIEYEVCPRNDNSNVASFFVPARDIGKSTGFISTARVTHATPASLYANSASRYWEDDSNIPKNETMKGCKDIADQLLTKGRDIEVILGGGRRNFLSNTTQDPEYVNKTGKREDGRNLIDEWMELHSEYDSKYVWNKGEFDDVDPAETDYLLGLFEPSHMQYDEDRVTDETGEPSLAEMTEKAIQILSKNEQGFILVVEGGRIDHGHHDGIAHRALTDTLALDKAVTKAISLIDVEETLVIVTADHGHSMTITGYPSRGNPIFGLNDKELDVDGIPFTTLGYANGPGALEELRSINETGFRRNVTEQESSKPGFLAPALVPTEYENHGGQDVGIFAXGPMAHLFHSVHEQSYIAHAVRYAACLDEYRDCDRGNSANKNNLNVRMFVLAVVGVICKLFIV; encoded by the exons ATGTTGGATGTACTCCGAATGGTTACGGGAAGAAGATGTATGGGGAGGATGCCTGCAGCATCACATATGCCATCCATCACGTATTCCACTTTGACAGTGCTTATTATGCTCACAGTGGGACCATATCTTTCTGCCTCACAAC ctGCAAGTTTTTGGAATGACCAAGGAAAGGCAGAGATAGAGGAAGCTTTAAAAGTTGCTACACTCAACACCAATGTTGCCAAGAATGTGATCTTATTTGTGGGTGATGGCATGGATATCACTACTATAACAGCAGCACGGATACTAAAGGGACAATTACGAGGAGAGACTGGGGAAGAGGCTAAGATTGCGTGGGAGGAATTCCCACACGTGGCATTGTCGAAG ACGTATAATACAGATCGCCAGGTTGCCGATTCTGCGGGTACGGCTACAGCAATGTTCAGTGGTGTGAAGACAAAGTATGAAGTGATTGGTGTCGATGAAACGATAGAATACGAGGTTTGCCCTAGAAACGACAATTCTAATGTTGCGTCATTCTTCGTACCTGCACGAGATATAG GGAAATCAACCGGATTCATCAGTACCGCTCGGGTGACTCACGCGACGCCAGCGTCATTGTACGCCAACTCTGCATCACGTTATTGGGAAGATGACAGTAACATCCCAAAGAATGAGACTATGAAAGGATGCAAAGATATTGCTGACCAATTATTGACGAAAGGTCGAGATATAGAG GTTATCCTCGGAGGGGGAAGGCGGAATTTTCTGAGCAACACAACCCAAGATCCCGAGTATGTGAATAAGACTGGGAAGCGTGAGGATGGTCGGAATCTGATTGATGAATGGATGGAATTACACAGCGAGTATGATAGCAAATATGTATGGAATAAGGGTGAATTTGATGATGTAGATCCAGCGGAAACGGACTATTTGTTAG GACTATTTGAACCAAGTCACATGCAGTATGACGAGGATCGGGTCACTGATGAGACAGGAGAACCGTCACTGGCAGAAATGACTGAAAAGGCGATCCAAATATTAAGCAAAAACGAACAAGGATTTATTCTGGTTGTTGAGG GAGGAAGAATAGATCATGGGCATCATGATGGTATCGCACACAGAGCCTTAACTGACACTCTTGCATTAGATAAGGCTGTAACAAAAGCGATCAGTTTGATTGACGTGGAGGAGACGTTGGTAATAGTGACGGCCGATCATGGGCATTCAATGACGATTACCGGATACCCGAGCAGAGGAAATCCGATATTTG GTCTCAACGACAAAGAGTTAGATGTTGATGGAATCCCATTCACGACACTAGGCTACGCAAACGGACCTGGTGCGCTAGAAGAGCTAAGGAGCATTAATGAAACGGGATTTAGACGGAATGTCACGGAACAAGAATCAA GCAAACCTGGTTTCCTCGCACCTGCCCTAGTTCCTACAGAATATGAGAATCACGGCGGACAGGACGTAGGGATATTTGC TGGACCCATGGCCCACCTCTTCCACAGCGTACACGAACAGAGCTATATAGCTCATGCTGTACGATATGCGGCATGTTTGGACGAGTACAGAGACTGCGATCGAGGGAATAGCGCCAATAAGAATAACTTGAATGTTAGAATGTTTGTACTTGCTGTTGTTGGTGTTATATGCAAATTATTTATTGTTTGA